DNA sequence from the Deltaproteobacteria bacterium genome:
GCCTTCAGAGCCCGGGCGAGCCGCTTCGTCATGGGCACCTTCCGCTCCCGCCCGCCCTTCGGGGAATCTAGGTGGCCGCGCCACATGGCCCGGCGCACGGTGATCACCCCAGCATCGTGGTCCACGTCCTCCCGGTGCATCCCGAGAATCTCACCCACCCGATACCCGCCGTCGCCGCTGGCCAGGATTGCGGACCCCCACAGCGGTTCGGTGTGCAGCACCGCGACCAGCCGATCCAACTCCCCGAAGGTCAGGAAGTCGAACCGCTGGGGCGGGACCTTCAGCAACCGCAGCTTGGGCTTGCTCTCCAGAACCCCCACCTCTACCGCGTACCCAAGAACCCGACTCAGGGCCGCGACCACGTTGTTCGCCGTCTTGGGCGCCCGGTCCTTCGCGACTACGGCAGCCTTCAGCTTCTCAAACTCCCGGGTCCCGATCGCGTCCAGGCGGTACGTTCCAAACGCTGGCAGTATCCAGACCCTCAGGAGCGACTCCCGATCTTCCTGCACCGACTTCTTGCAGTTGGTCTTGACGTAGGTTCCCAGGAACTCCCGGGAGAACTCCGCCAGCGTCGGACACTCCTTCGCCACGGGCTTCGGGTTCAGCATCGACGCCCGCAACTGCCGTTCGTATTCCTCTGCGCCCACCCGAGTCTGTACCGGGCTCGTCTTTCGAATTTCCTCCTTCCTGCCGTCGGCGGCATGTGTGAACACGAAGTGCACAACCCACCCTCGTTTCGGGTCCTTCCGCACGCTCATAGGGACACCTTCCCCTTCTGAGCCGTGCGCGCGCTTCCGCCCACGTTAGCATGGGTCCGGTAGCGTGCGGCAAGGTCTGACCAGGCTCGGCACCATGCCCCGAGGGCGCGGCGGAATACCTCTCCGTCAATCTCTCCCCGTAGTAGTTGCTGCGCCCGCCATTCGATCAGCCGGTCCGCCCGTTGGATGCGGCGCCACTGCCCGGGCCAGCCTTCGCGGAACACGTCGAAGTCCGGCCAGGTCCCCCGGGGGAGTCGCCGGTCAACCCATGCGCGCGCCCGGGCTAGGTCGCGCTGCAATTCTCCTAGGGCTCTCCTATGTTGGGCAACCGCGTGACGCGCGTGACGGACATCCGAAGTCTCTGGAATCGCGTCAGTTTGGTGCTTGATTCTGTCACCAGCATTTGGTGACAGCGCGTGACAGAAGTGGTGACGGCCGGGCAAGCGCAGGGGGCGGGGGCTCATGCGGCCTCCCCTTCCCCGGCGCCCGTCGCACCCGTCAGGGCAGCATGCTTCAGCTTCCAGACCCAGTGTCGGCTCGCCGTCACACCATCCAGCCCCCGGCATTGGGTGGCGATCCTGCTCGGCCCCCGATCGACGTAGCCGCCTTCGACGAGCTTGTCGGCCAGCGCGTCCCTACTCAGAGGAAAGTGCTCGTCGCTCTCCCGCAGGAACATCACCACGGCCCGCCGCGCCTCGCCCGGCAGGAGATAGACGTAGCTTCCATCCTCCCAGCCCAGCGCCACCTTGCCCGGCCCGGCCTCCAAGCTCTTGCCCACCTCGGCCAGGTGCGCCCGCCCGGTCGCGCGCAGGGTGGCCAGCGCGTCGAGGAAGCGCACCACGGGATCGGCGGCCCGGAGCCCCTTCGCGTTGTCGCTGGCGAGCCTGCGGAGGACTGCATCGGCCGTCGAACTCCACCTCTCACTGTCCGCAGTCGAGAGCGCGCCCACGTCCTCCGCGTAGGCGAGGAACTTGTCGAAGCCCCAGAAGATCAGCGCGAGCTGTGTTGGCAGCCTCAGGTGCGCCGCAGCCGCATCCGCGAAACTCGCGCGCAAGGTCGCCAGCTCTGCCGGGGCGGCCCGGGCGATCTCGTCGAGCTGCGGGGCGAGCCATTGGACGTAGCCGGCCATCGCGTGGGAGAGGCGCGCCGCGTTCGCCTGGACGTGGGAGAGCCGTTCGCCGGTCACTCCCTCCACCTGAACCACGAAGCATCTGGCCCGCGCCGAGTGTCCTTCGGGTAGCAGCTCGCCGCTCGTCACGACGAGCCCCCGCGGAGGGCGCACGGGACGGTTGCTAAGGTCCGCGCGCAGCCGACCGCGCCCCGCGCCATTCCCCACGCTACGGATCACCGTCGCCAGCGCCTTTGCCATGCGTTCCTGATCGGCCCGCGACCCAGCCGGGCAGTAGTCGTCGATCACCGTCATGGCGTCCTTCATGGCGAATAAGCGCGCCTCGATCGAATTGGAGGTATCGCCCCACGTCGCCGGGAAGTGCAGCCGATCGAATCCTGCGCCGTAGTGCCGTTGCGCCTGCGCCGTGATCTCCGACTTGAGCTTCCCCGTCGTGCCGGCGAAGTAGAGCACCAGATCGGGCTGGACGATCGACGCGAGCGGCCCGAGGTAGGTCGCCGCGAGCAAGGGAACCATCACATCCGGCGGTCCCGCGCCGAGGAGCGCAAGGGATACCCCGACGGCCCCGCGCACGTCATCGGGATCGGCGGGCAGCACGAAACGATCGAGCGGCGCCTCCAGCTCGACATGCACATCAGGTACGGCCCCGCGCCCGCCGAGAGCTCCGGACCCGTGGATATAGATCCACTCGCCGGCGACCTTGCGCCAGCCCGTGTGGGCGTAGACGGTACGCTCGACGGCCGAGGAGAGAGCTTGCACGGCGCATCGCAGGTGATCTCGCGTGCCGAGTCCGGCGAAGACCACGACGCGCGAGCCCCAGCGCTTCACGGCCCATGACATCACATCAAACTCCGACGCAGCCACAGTGACCCCCGGCAGCACGGCGCCGGTCGCGAGCGAGCCATTGATCGTGAAGCGCCGCGACTGCTCTATGCCGTCGTCGAGCAAGACGTCTTCGACGATCTGCGCCGAGAAGTTGCACAGCGGCTCCGCCTCCACAGTCTCCTCGGTTGTCCCAGACTCTTTGTTCTTCTTCGTGGTGACATGTAGACGGCACATGCACCCTCGGTCCACGCGGTAGGGAACCTCCGGCGCCTTGCCTTCCGGCGACGCCTTCCACTCGGGGGCCGCTTCGACCAGCACGCGCAGCTCCTCGACCGTGTGCCCCTGCTCTAACCAGTCCACGACGTCGCCTTTGTCCGGCAACCCGGGCAGCTCGACAACCTTGACGCTCGCAGCGAAGCCGTAGAGCCCCTTGGAGACCTTCGCGCCGTGTTCCTTGCCGGGGCCGTCGTTGTCGGGCAGCACGACCACCTGGCGCCCCGTGAGCGGCTCGCTGTGCTGCTCCTTCGTCCACGCCTGGCCGGCGCCCCCGCAAGCCGTGGTGGCGACGCAGCCATGACCTCGAAGCGCGTCGCAGCACGACTCGCCCTCGACCACGAACACCGTCGCCGAGGGGTCGGCCGCGAGAAGTTCGGGCAGCCGGTAGAGCACGCGGGGCGCAAGTCGCTTCTTCTTGCCGGGCCTTTCGGGGTCGGGGCCCGTGACAGTCGCGAGCCAGCCGCCCTTGCCGTCGGCTGCGTGTTGCGTGATCTTCTTGCTGCCGTCGGCGTAGCGCCACTTGCGCACCTGATAGAGCGGCTTGCCGTCGGCGTCCACGTAGTCGTAAGCGCCCTCGAGCCGGCCCCTGTCACGCGCAGTCGTAGACGTCGCCCGCCCCCCCGCACCGTTGCCCTTCGGGTTGCGGGCGGTCGTGAACAGGTCACCCATCGTGAGCCCCACGGCGCGCACGATCTCCGTCGTCGCACAGCCGGCCTTGCAGTGAAGTAGCGTGCGCCCGTCGTCGCCCGTGCTCACCGTCAGGGACGGCTTGTTCTTCTTCTCGCCGTCATCATGAACGGGGCAGATCACAGCCCACTGGTCGCCGGAACGTTTCGCTCCCTGGAAGCGGGACAGGATTTCGTCGGTGTTCATCGCGGCACGTCACGCTCACCGAACCGCGGGTTGCATGACGGCGTTGAGCTCGTCGAGCCGGAAGCGGAGGCTCTTGCCGAAACGGTGCACGGGAAGGCACCCGCGCGCCGCGCGGTCATAGAGCGCCCGCTTCGTGATTCGCAAGTATCGGGCCGCTTCGTCGGCGTCGAGCCAGCGGTGCTCCGTCTCAACTTGGATGCTCGTCTTCTTGACCATGGGTCCCTCTCGGTGGCGGGACCGGCCAGTGCAGACTGAGCGGCCCCTATTTCTCTGGATGCGCGCTACGCGGCGCACGTCCAGATATGGCCACTCGCGAGGGCTTCCGCGAGACGGACACTTCGGATTTAAATGTCCCGCTTTTTCCCGAGCCGCGCCCCACGCTTGCGGATGCCCTCCTTCGTGAAGCGCATGGGTTCAGGCACGGGCCATCCGCATCCCGCGCAATGGCGCGCGTGGTCGTCCGCCAACGCGGTCAGTAACCTCTCCTTTCTGCGGGGTCCGTACCCATGCTTCCCGAGGAAGGAGAGCACGTCATCCAAAAATGGATCGTGGCCCCCCTCCCACGCCGCGGGATCTGCGTAGATGCTCACCGAGGCTCTCCCCAGGAATTCTGTGAGTGCGCCGCGCGCCTCCCCTGCGGCGATGAAGGCCGCGTCGAACAACTCCATCGTGGAGAACATCTCACGCGGCAGGGGTGCGTCCGGCTCCCCGGTTATCGCTGCGAGCGTCTCGTCAGCCTTGCGCGCCGTCATGATGATGTCGCGCACCCTGCGGCGAGCCGCGAAGTCGAAGAACTGAAGATTGTCGGCCAGGAGAACGCGCCTCAGCACTCCCTCGGGGGTCGGCGCAAGACCTGGAGTCCCGTAGACGGACCACTCGGCAAGCGTCGCGTCGAGAGCCGGCCCGAGCGGCGTGCGATACGCTGGAGGGGGCTTGCGCTGCTTGGGGGCTTTGGTAGGCTGGCTCATGCTCCTCGGCGCTTGCTCGCTGAAGGGGCCACGGGGTCGGGACGTTCCAGCGTCGCCGGCCCCACTTTCTTGGACCCTACCGCATCATCGCTCGCCTGTCACGCCGCGCTCGAACCCCTGGCGCCGCGCCGGAACCTAGCTTCCCGCGTCGTAAAACGACATCCGCGCCGGTCGCAAAACGACCGCGGCATGCTCGCCGCCCGTGCAGCCTCGGGAATTCCCCTACGTTGGGAGAGAAGAGACTCCCCGCCGGCCACGGCACGGCAATGCGCGACCGACGGGGAGCGAGCCTACTGCCTCTTCGTGACGCTCACGAGCGAGACTCCCGTCACGGCCAGCGCGGCAACGACGCCCCCGCTATTCGGCCCCACGGAGAACTGCATCGGCCACGTGCTCCCGAGGCAAAAGCCGTTGGCCGCCGTCGGTGCGTGACCGAGGCTGCCCAGCGAAACGAAGGTCGCCGCGTTCGCGCTCATG
Encoded proteins:
- a CDS encoding tyrosine-type recombinase/integrase is translated as MSVRKDPKRGWVVHFVFTHAADGRKEEIRKTSPVQTRVGAEEYERQLRASMLNPKPVAKECPTLAEFSREFLGTYVKTNCKKSVQEDRESLLRVWILPAFGTYRLDAIGTREFEKLKAAVVAKDRAPKTANNVVAALSRVLGYAVEVGVLESKPKLRLLKVPPQRFDFLTFGELDRLVAVLHTEPLWGSAILASGDGGYRVGEILGMHREDVDHDAGVITVRRAMWRGHLDSPKGGRERKVPMTKRLARALKAARHLKGPFVWCEADGGYLTRKMAQRALERACRRAGLRPIGWHVLRHTFCSHLAMRGAVAKSIQELAGHTDLKTTQRYTHLAPAALHQAIELLEEPEAPNSTYAAREEPRSAKGSEP
- a CDS encoding helix-turn-helix domain-containing protein, translating into MVKKTSIQVETEHRWLDADEAARYLRITKRALYDRAARGCLPVHRFGKSLRFRLDELNAVMQPAVR